A single window of Oerskovia paurometabola DNA harbors:
- a CDS encoding serine hydrolase domain-containing protein — MRRHGKIAWGITGGVTALLLAGAGALAYANRPLSRAQVDQAVEERLRTAVEEEPTLSSALLTVYSGPQDRLLQYAVGTERSGSLVPARTDSPYHSASVGKTMLATVYGQLVDEGTLTFDDPVAPWLDAETLDGLFVVDGTDHASEVTVGQLLSHTSGAADYFEGPVTSGTPVLEQVAADPDHLFTPQELIAFSRDHQEPVGAPGETFAYSDTGYVLLGLALERIEGAPYAQVLDDRLFTPLGMADSYLLSEFGEGTDILSLTADGVDISRRNALSVDWAGGGVVTTMDDLLLFLRALTGNHLVSEETLAGLTTFEHDLDKGIGYGMGVMQLRFSELSPLLFAMPDVHGAVGATGTYALYDPSGDTYYIANFGSLDYRQKAIEELVQVRLLVDRLKD; from the coding sequence ATGAGACGGCACGGGAAGATCGCCTGGGGGATCACCGGGGGCGTCACGGCGCTGCTCCTGGCCGGAGCAGGGGCGCTGGCCTACGCGAACCGTCCGCTGTCGCGGGCACAGGTCGACCAGGCCGTCGAGGAGCGGCTGCGCACCGCGGTCGAGGAGGAACCGACGCTCTCCAGTGCGCTGCTCACGGTGTACTCGGGGCCGCAGGACCGCCTCCTGCAGTACGCGGTCGGCACCGAGCGGTCAGGCAGTCTCGTCCCTGCGCGGACCGACAGCCCGTACCACTCGGCGAGCGTGGGCAAGACGATGCTCGCGACCGTCTACGGGCAGCTCGTCGACGAGGGCACGCTCACGTTCGACGACCCGGTCGCGCCCTGGCTGGACGCCGAGACGCTCGACGGACTGTTCGTGGTCGACGGCACCGATCACGCGTCCGAGGTGACGGTGGGGCAGCTCCTGTCGCACACGTCGGGCGCCGCCGACTACTTCGAAGGGCCGGTGACCTCGGGCACGCCGGTCCTGGAGCAGGTCGCGGCCGACCCCGACCACCTCTTCACGCCCCAGGAGCTCATCGCGTTCTCGCGTGACCACCAAGAACCGGTCGGCGCTCCGGGTGAGACGTTCGCGTACTCCGACACCGGCTACGTGCTGCTGGGCCTCGCGCTCGAGCGCATCGAGGGAGCGCCCTACGCGCAGGTCCTCGACGACCGCCTGTTCACCCCGCTCGGCATGGCCGACAGCTATCTCCTGTCCGAGTTCGGTGAGGGTACCGACATCCTGTCCCTGACGGCCGACGGCGTCGACATCAGTCGGCGGAACGCGCTCTCGGTCGACTGGGCGGGCGGGGGAGTGGTGACCACGATGGACGACCTGCTGCTCTTCCTGCGGGCTCTGACGGGCAACCACCTCGTCTCGGAGGAGACGCTCGCAGGCCTGACGACCTTCGAGCACGACCTCGACAAGGGCATCGGCTACGGCATGGGCGTGATGCAGCTCCGCTTCTCGGAGCTCTCACCGCTCCTGTTCGCGATGCCCGACGTGCACGGCGCGGTCGGCGCCACCGGGACGTACGCGCTGTACGATCCGAGCGGCGACACGTACTACATCGCGAACTTCGGCTCGCTCGACTACCGCCAGAAGGCGATCGAGGAGCTCGTGCAGGTCCGGTTGCTGGTCGACCGGCTGAAGGACTAG
- a CDS encoding MarR family winged helix-turn-helix transcriptional regulator, with protein MSEQGIGLTSSLELVRWIGWAQRKVGEEWIRERDLSHEQAFVLGYLVQNPGAIQRDIATVSRTSAASVSSLLQGLERRGLIERRTQSGDERRKRVFATPAGTELIAGFDVAMAEADETILAPLTPEERATLLALLTKITAELPQPTRS; from the coding sequence ATGAGCGAACAGGGCATCGGACTCACCAGCAGCCTCGAGCTCGTCCGTTGGATCGGATGGGCTCAGCGCAAGGTCGGCGAGGAGTGGATCCGCGAGCGCGATCTCAGCCACGAGCAGGCCTTCGTGCTCGGGTACCTGGTGCAGAACCCCGGTGCGATCCAGCGCGACATCGCAACGGTCAGCCGGACCAGCGCGGCGAGCGTCTCGAGCCTCCTGCAGGGGCTCGAGCGCCGCGGTCTCATCGAGCGCCGCACGCAGAGCGGTGACGAACGCCGCAAGCGTGTCTTCGCGACCCCGGCGGGGACCGAGCTCATCGCCGGCTTCGACGTCGCGATGGCCGAGGCCGACGAGACGATCCTCGCCCCGTTGACCCCCGAGGAACGGGCCACCCTGCTCGCCCTGCTCACGAAGATCACCGCAGAGCTGCCGCAACCCACCCGCTCGTAG